CCTTCCACGGGGCGTCGTAGCGCTTCGGCCCGATCAGGCTGAACACGTCACCCTCGCGGCCGTCCTCGCGCACCAGGGTGGCGGTGAGGCCGATGCGGCGGCGGGCCTGGAGGTCGGCGGTCATCCGGAAGATCGGCGCGGGCAGCAGGTGCACCTCGTCGTAGACGATGAGGCCCCAGTCGCGGGCGTCGAGCAGCTCGAGGTGGCGGTAGACGCCGCCGCGCTTGGTGGTCATCACCTGGTACGTCGCGATGGTGACCGGCCGGATCTCCTTGACCGAGCCGGAGTACTCGCCGATCTCCTCCTCGGTCAGCGACGTGCGGCGGACGAGCTCGTCCTTCCACTGCCGGGCCGAGACGGTGTTGGTGACCAGGATCAGCGTGGTGGCCTGGGCATGCGCCATGGCGGCCGCGCCGACCAGGGTCTTGCCGGCGCCGCAGGGCAGGACGACGACGCCCGAGCCGCCGTGCCAGAACGACTCGGCCGCCTCCTGCTGGTAGGTGCGCAGCGACCAGTCGGTGGTGTCCAGGGAGATGGGGTGCGCCTCGCCGTCGACGTACCCGGCGTAGTCCTCGGCCGGCCAGCCCAGCTTGAGCAGGGCCTGCTTGAGGTTCCCGCGCTCGGAGGGGTGCACGGCGACCGTGTCGTCGTCGATGCGGGTGCCGAGCATGCCGGCGATCTTCTTGGCGCGCAGCACCTCCTCCAGCACCGGCCGGTCGCTGGAGGCGAGCACCAGCCCGTGGGTCGGGTGCTTCTCCAGCCGCAGCCGGCCGTAGCGCGCCATGGTCTCGGCCACGTCGACGAGCAGCGAGTGCGGCACGGCGTAGCGGGAGTACTCCAGCAGCGTGTCCACGACCTGCTCGGCGTCGTGCCCGGCGGCGCGCGCGTTCCACAGCCCGAGCGGCGTCAGCCGGTAGGTGTGCACGTGCTCCGGGCTGCGCTCGAGCTCGGCGAACGGCGCGATGGCCTTGCGGCAGTCAGCCGCGCGTTCGTGGTCCACCTCCAAGAGCAGCGTCTTGTCGGACTGGACGATCAGGGGTCCGTCGTTCATCAACGGACCAGCGTACGGCGGGCGGTGAAGCCGGGCGGGCGTCTCAGCGGCGACCGCCGACCACGAGCTCCTCCTCGGCCACGTCGTGGCCGGCCTCGCAGCGGGCGACGACGTGCACCGCGTCGCCGCAGTCGGCGTGGGTCAGCGCGGGGGCGGAGCCGGGCAGGTGGCGGGCACCCCACTCGTGCAGCGCGACCACGGCGGGCAGCAGCGCGTGGCCGGCGGGGGTGAGGACGTACTCGTAGCGGGTGCGCTGCCCCGGCTCGCGGTAGGGCTGCTTGGTCAGCACGCCGAGCGCGACCAGCTCCTTGAGCCGGTGGGCGGCCACGGCGTCGGTGACGCCGACGCGGGCCACGAGGGCGTCGAAGCGGGTGACGCCGTAGAAGGCCTCGCGCAGCAGCAGGACCGCCGTCCGGTTGCCCACCGCCTGCATCACCCGGTCGACGGGGCAGTGGTCACCGAGGGGCCCGGTCCGCTCGGCGAGCCGGCCGGTCAGCTGCACGCTCATGCTCCCACCTTACCGCTCTGACTTGGCAAAGGCATAGTCAGCCTCTAGGGTCTGACTGTGCCCAACCCAAGCCAGACCCACACGCGGCTCGTCACGGTCGTCCTCACCGGCGCCGCGTTCCTCGCCGGCCTCGACCTGTTCATCGTCAACGTGGCCTTCGGCGAGATCGGCCGCGACCTCGGCGTCGCCTCGCTCGGCCGCCTCAGCTGGGTGCTCACGGCGTACGCCGTGGTGTACGCCTCGCTGCTGGTGCCGATGGGCCGGCTCACCGACCGCTACGGCCGCAAGGGCGGCTTCGTGGCCGGGCTCGCCCTCTTCACGCTGGCCAGCCTGGCCTGCGCGCTCTCGACCGGACTGTGGGAGCTCGTCGCCTTCCGGGCCCTCCAGGCCGTCGGCGCCGCTGCGATGACCCCGGCCTCGCTCGGCCTGCTCCTGGCCGCGCTGCCGCCCGAGCGACGCGCCCCGGCCGCGCGGCTGTGGGCGATGACCGGCGCGCTGGCCGCGGCCTTCGGCCCGGCCATCGGCGGCGGCCTGGTGCAGCTGTCGTGGCACTGGGCCTTCCTCATCAACCTGCCCATCGGCGCTCTGCTCGTGGTGGCCGCCATCCGCTACGTGCCCGACGTGCGCCACAACCAGGACGCCCCGCGGCCCGACCTGACCGGCGCGACCGTGCTGGCCCTGGCCATCGGCTCCCTCGTCCTCGCGCTGGTCCAGGGCGACGAGTGGGGCTGGTCCTCAGGGCGGGTCCTCGCGGCGTTCGCCGGCGCGGCTGTCGGGCTCGTGGTCTTCGCCTGGTCGATCATCCACCACCCCGCGCCCGTCATCGACCCGGCGCTGCTGAAGGTGGCGTCGTTCTCCTGGGCCAACGTGGCCACGGTCGTCTTCAACGTCGGCTTCGGCATCGCGCTGCTGAGCCGGATCCTGTGGATGCAGCAGGAGTGGGGCTACTCCGCGGTCCGGACCGGGCTGGCCGTCGCGTCCGGGCCGATCGTCGTGCCGATCGTCGCGCTGCTCGCCGCCCGCCTTTTCCCGCGGACGCCGCCCGGCCACCTCATCGCGGCCGGCTCGGTGCTCTTCGCCGCCTCCGCGGTCTGGCAGACGCTGGCCATCAGCACCACGCCGGCGTACTGGTCCTCGATGTTCGGCCCCTGGGTGCTCGGCGGCGTCGCCGTCGGCCTGGCCATGCCCAACCTGGTCGCCGCGGCCACCTCGGCCCTCCCGCCGGCGCAGGCCGCGACCGGCTCCGGCGTGGTGAGCACGGCGCGCCAGCTCGGGCTGGTGCTGGGCACGAGCGCGATGGTCGGCATCCTCGGCGCCGGCCTGCCGAGCGTGGACCGGTACCAGGTGCTGTGGCTGTTCCTGGCCGCGTGCAGCCTGCTCGCCGCGGCCGCGGCGGTGGCCATGGAGCTCTCCCGGCGCCCGGTCGTCGTCGCGGTGCCGGAGGCCGTCCAGGCCTAGGAGGCGGCCGCGGTCGCCTTCTGCCGCGCGCGGTACGCCGCGACGTTGGCCCGCGAGGAGCACCGGTCGGAGCAGTAGCGCCGCGACTGGTTGGGCGAGGTGTCGACGTAGACGTTGGTGCACGGCGAGGCCGCGCAGACCCCGAGCCGCGACGGCCCGAGGTCGCAGACCAGGTTGGCCAGGCCCAGCAGCGACTCGCCGACCAGGAGCTCGGCCACCGACTGGCTCTTGGTCGCCACGTGCATGTGCAGCGGGTGACCGTCGTGGCCGGCGATGCGCGGGGTGATCGGGTGGCGCACCATCAGCTCGTTGAGCGCCTCGACGACCTCGGCGGTCCGGTCCGCGGCCGAGGCCTCGAAGACCGGGCGCAGCTCGCGCTGGAACTTGCGCAGCAGCATGCAGTCGCGGTCGGTGCACTGCTCGACCAGCCACTCGCGGTCGGCGAGGTGGGCGCGCAGCCCGTCGACGTCGGCGAGCCCGGCGTTGAGCAGCGCGGCCGAGCGCTCGGCGTAGCGGATGAAGTCCACGCAGTGAAGCGTACGGTCACGACCCCGGAATGGGCCTTACCGCCGTGATGCGGTGGACGGCGAAGGTGCGCACGTCGTCCGAGCGCTGGTCGTGCGCGGTGAGCACGCCGCCGTCGACCGAGACCGGGTCGACGACCCGCTCGGTGCGGGTGCCGTGGTTGTCGACGTAGACGATGGTGACCGCCTGCCCGGTCTCCGCGGCCTCGCGCAGGGCGCTCAGCGAGCCGGTCGGGGACAGGCTCTCGGTCGGCCGCGAGGTGGCGGCACGGTCACCGGCCCGCACGGCGGTGACGACCGCGGCGACCGAGGCCGTGCGCCGGGCCGCGGCCGCCCCGCGCCCGCGGTGCTCGCGCGGGGTGCGGGCCCGGCGCTGGTCGGGCCGGACCACGTGCACCGAGCCGTCCTCGGCCTCCACCACCGGCGCCGCGCCCAGCTCGCGCAGCCGGGGGAGGAGCACGTCGAGCGGCGAGCTGGAGATGAGCACGGTCGGCGCCAGTCGCCGCAGCCCGAGCGAGGCGGCCTTGGGGTGGTGCAGCAGCTCGGTCAGCGCGGCCTCGTCGTCGGCGCGCAGGAACGCCTCGGCGTGCCCGACCCGCACCGAGCCGAAGGTCCGAGCCGTGTCGTCGACCAGGTAGCTCAGCGGCTGCGGCACCGGAGTCCGCGACACCGAGCCGAGGAACTCGTGCAGCTCCACCGCGGTCCAGCCGGTGTCCAGGGCGCGTCGCACGGAGCCGGGCGTGAAGCGGTAGGTCGTCGCGCCACCGCGCGACTCCACGTCGGCGACCAGCTGCAGCCGCCGGGCCAGCTGCGACTCGAGCGGCCCGGGCGCGACCGCGGTGAGGTCGGCCTGGAGCAGCACGTGGTCCACCGGCTCGGGCAGCAGCCCGGCCAGCGCCTGGACGGCCCGGTCGTCCTCGGCGGCCAGCAGGTGGCGTGCGTAGGACGCCAGGCCGTCCAGCCCGGTGACCCCGAGCACGGCGGCCTCGGTCACCGTCCACAGCACCTGCTCCGCCCGGCTGCGGGGCCGGCGCGGGCGCTGCCAGCGCAGCAGGGCGACCACCGACGCGACGCCGGTGCCGGTGGCCAGGCAGGTGCCGGGCTCCACCGCGGCCAGCGCCTGGAGGGTCATCAGCCGGGTCTCGGCCGCGTGCACGCCGGAGAGCTCCGGGGCCAGGGCGTTCCACGGCTTGCCGGCGGTGTCGCGGGCGCCGACCAGCCCGGGCAGCCTCGGGCTGTCCAGCCAGGTCCGGGCCAGCCCGGCCCAGCGCTCGGCGGGCGGGCGCAGCACCCAGGGGTCGGCCAGGTCGGTGGGCAGCCACACCGGCGCGCCCCGCTCGTCGGCCGCCGTGGCCAGCAGCCCGGCGCCGGCCGCGGTCTCGACCAGGACGGCGAGGGTGGGCTCGTCGACGTGCAGCGCGGCCGCGGTGGCCCGCAGGTCGCGCACGCCGAGCCCGCCGCTGCGCAGGGCCGACGGCGGCGTGGCGCCCCAGAGGTCGAGGAGCAGCTCGACCCGGCGTACCGCCTCGAAGGCCGCGCCCGCCGCCACCTGGTCCACCTGCTCCGCGGCGCGGGAGGTGGTGGCCAGCTGCGGCACGTCGTCGACGCGGTCGGCCGTCGTGTGCCCGCCGCGCAGGGCCATGCCGACCTCACCCGGCACGACCACGGTGCCGCCCCCGCGCGGCACCAGCAGCCGGCGCGACAGCAGCTCCTCGGCCGGGGTGGCGGCGTCCGTGGGGAGCACGGTGTGCCGGTCGCCCGAGGTGGTGGCCTCCCCGCCCGCGGCCAGCACGTGCTCGAGCATGGCCCGGGCCGGTGCGGACAGCTCGGCCAGCAGCGGCGCGGCGTCGACGGACGGGTCCGAGACCGTCCGCAGCCCGCTGACCCCGGCCTCCGGGCCGCCGGTGAGGAGCTCGCCGACACCGCTCAGCGGTCGCAACCCGCCCGTCGACTCCCAGGCCAGGGCCAGGTCGACCAGGTGCTCGGCGGCGGCCTCCACCAGCGCCAGGTCGGCGTTGACGGCCGCGACCAGGGCGGGACGTGACGTTTGACCGGAGACGACCAGGGCATCTAGAACGGAGAGCTCGAGCCGGCTGAGCTGGTCGAGCGCGCGCACCAGCGAGGAGCGCGTCGTGGCGCGGGAGGCCAGCTGGCCGGAGTCATGAGGAGCAGGCGTGGCGAGGTCGGGACGCTCGGTCAGGAGTCGGGACAGCCGCTCGTCCGGCCAGCTCCGCAGCTGGTCGGCGAGTGAGCGGAACCCCTCGGAAGCCATCCGGCCAAGTCTAGATAGCAGCGTGCAGCCGTGAGCCAGGTCGAGCTCCACCACGGTGCCGCCACCGACGTCGGGTCGGTGCGCGAGACCAACGAGGACGCCTTCCTCATCGCCCCGCCGGTCTTCGTGGTCGCCGACGGGATGGGCGGCCACGAGGCCGGCGACGTGGCCAGCCGGATCGTGGTCGAGGAGTTCGCGGCCCTGGCCGAGGCCGGCTACGAGCCGACCGAGGGGCCGGCCGCGGTGGCGGCCACCCTGCGCTCCGCCCAGCGCCGGATCGCGGACTTCGCCGCCGACGAGGGCACCGGCCCGCGGCGGACGCCGGGCACGACCGTCGTCGCCGCCCTGCTCGTCGAGGACGAGGGTGCGCCGGCCTGGCTGCTGGTCAACCTGGGGGACTCGCGGATCTACGCGGTCAGCCGGGGCCGGCTGCGCCAGGTCAGCACCGACCACAGCGTCGTGCAGGAGCTGGTCGACGCCGGCCAGATCAGCGAGGAGCAGGCCGCCGAGCACCCCGACCGGCACGTCATCACGCGCGCGCTGGGCGGCCCGCGCCTGGAGCCGGCCGACTACTTCCTGGTCCCCGTCGACGAGATCGACCGGCTGCTGCTGTGCAGCGACGGCATCAGCGGCCTGGTCGACGACGAGCAGATCGCCCACGTGCTGGCCGAGAGCCCGGACCCCCGCGACGCCGCCGACCGGCTCGTGGCCGCCGCCCTCGCGGCGGGAGGTGACGACAACGCGACCGCGGTGGTCGTCGATGTGGTGGGATTGGTCCCCGACGAGGACTACGACTCCGAGCGCCAGCGCCAGAGTCTCGAGCAGAAACTAGGAGCCCTGCCGTGACCGCTGCGGGTGAGGACGCCGTGCGCTCCTACCTCCCCGGCGACTGGTTCGGCATCGTGGGCGAGCGCGCAGTCGTGATCCTGCCGCCCTCGGAGAAGCCGCGCGTCGCCGCCCTGTGGGAGCTCGTCGACGGCGGGGCCGGCTTCGACGTCACCCTCGACGCGCTCATCTCCGGCGGGTTGCGCGACCTCCCGGCGTTCGTCCTGGTCAGCACCGGCGAGGGCGAGACCAAGGTCGTCATCCGCGGCCCGGCCCGCGCCGAGTTCGTGGTCGAGGGCGAGCTGGTCGAGCTGGCCGGCTCCGACGCCACGACCTGGGTCGAGCGCTCGCTGCCCGAGGTCGAGCGGATGAGCATCGTGTTGCACGACGACGTGGACGACGACGAGGTCGCGCCGTACGTCGTCGACGGCGGGCTCTTCCGCGTCTCTCGGCTCGACGAGGGGCCGCTGCACGAGGCGCCCGACGAGATCGACGAGGAGCCGGCCTACGAGCGGGAGTTCCCGCTGGACGACGACCCGCTCGGGGTCGACACCGCTCCCGACGCGCAGGCGGCGCCCGAGGGCTACCGCTCGCCCGAGCCGCCCAGCTGGACGCCCAGCCCGCCGCCACCGCCGCCGGTCGCGCCCGAGCCGCTGCCCGAGCCCGAGCCCCCCGCCGAGCCGCCGACCGAGCCGCCGACCGAGGCGATGCTCGCGCCGCCTCCGCTCGACCCCGACCACGACGGCAACACCGTGACCGGCTCGTGGGAGCCGCCCCAGCCGGCGCCGCCCGGCATCCCCGGCCAGCCGCCGGCACCCGACGTCACCGTGCCGGTCGCGCGCCTGCTGCTGTCCAGCGGCGAGGTCATCGACGTCGACCGCGCCGTCGTCTTCGGCCGGGCGCCCGAGGCGCGCCGCTTCAACGACACCGAGCAGCCGCTGCTGGTCAGCGTGGCGAGCCCGCACCTGGAGGTGTCCTCGACCCACGTCGAGGTCCGGCCCGGCTCCGGCGCCGACCACGGCTCGGCCGTGGTCACCGACCTCGGCTCCACCAACGGGACCGTCCTGGTCCAGCCCGGGCTCGGCCCCGAGGACCTCACGCCGGGCGTCGCCGTCCAGCTCGTGCCCGGCGCGCTCATCGACCTCGGCGACGGGGTGACCA
This genomic window from Nocardioides anomalus contains:
- a CDS encoding helicase C-terminal domain-containing protein — protein: MASEGFRSLADQLRSWPDERLSRLLTERPDLATPAPHDSGQLASRATTRSSLVRALDQLSRLELSVLDALVVSGQTSRPALVAAVNADLALVEAAAEHLVDLALAWESTGGLRPLSGVGELLTGGPEAGVSGLRTVSDPSVDAAPLLAELSAPARAMLEHVLAAGGEATTSGDRHTVLPTDAATPAEELLSRRLLVPRGGGTVVVPGEVGMALRGGHTTADRVDDVPQLATTSRAAEQVDQVAAGAAFEAVRRVELLLDLWGATPPSALRSGGLGVRDLRATAAALHVDEPTLAVLVETAAGAGLLATAADERGAPVWLPTDLADPWVLRPPAERWAGLARTWLDSPRLPGLVGARDTAGKPWNALAPELSGVHAAETRLMTLQALAAVEPGTCLATGTGVASVVALLRWQRPRRPRSRAEQVLWTVTEAAVLGVTGLDGLASYARHLLAAEDDRAVQALAGLLPEPVDHVLLQADLTAVAPGPLESQLARRLQLVADVESRGGATTYRFTPGSVRRALDTGWTAVELHEFLGSVSRTPVPQPLSYLVDDTARTFGSVRVGHAEAFLRADDEAALTELLHHPKAASLGLRRLAPTVLISSSPLDVLLPRLRELGAAPVVEAEDGSVHVVRPDQRRARTPREHRGRGAAAARRTASVAAVVTAVRAGDRAATSRPTESLSPTGSLSALREAAETGQAVTIVYVDNHGTRTERVVDPVSVDGGVLTAHDQRSDDVRTFAVHRITAVRPIPGS
- a CDS encoding PP2C family protein-serine/threonine phosphatase, whose translation is MSQVELHHGAATDVGSVRETNEDAFLIAPPVFVVADGMGGHEAGDVASRIVVEEFAALAEAGYEPTEGPAAVAATLRSAQRRIADFAADEGTGPRRTPGTTVVAALLVEDEGAPAWLLVNLGDSRIYAVSRGRLRQVSTDHSVVQELVDAGQISEEQAAEHPDRHVITRALGGPRLEPADYFLVPVDEIDRLLLCSDGISGLVDDEQIAHVLAESPDPRDAADRLVAAALAAGGDDNATAVVVDVVGLVPDEDYDSERQRQSLEQKLGALP
- a CDS encoding FHA domain-containing protein; protein product: MTAAGEDAVRSYLPGDWFGIVGERAVVILPPSEKPRVAALWELVDGGAGFDVTLDALISGGLRDLPAFVLVSTGEGETKVVIRGPARAEFVVEGELVELAGSDATTWVERSLPEVERMSIVLHDDVDDDEVAPYVVDGGLFRVSRLDEGPLHEAPDEIDEEPAYEREFPLDDDPLGVDTAPDAQAAPEGYRSPEPPSWTPSPPPPPPVAPEPLPEPEPPAEPPTEPPTEAMLAPPPLDPDHDGNTVTGSWEPPQPAPPGIPGQPPAPDVTVPVARLLLSSGEVIDVDRAVVFGRAPEARRFNDTEQPLLVSVASPHLEVSSTHVEVRPGSGADHGSAVVTDLGSTNGTVLVQPGLGPEDLTPGVAVQLVPGALIDLGDGVTIQVTRP
- a CDS encoding CGNR zinc finger domain-containing protein, which encodes MDFIRYAERSAALLNAGLADVDGLRAHLADREWLVEQCTDRDCMLLRKFQRELRPVFEASAADRTAEVVEALNELMVRHPITPRIAGHDGHPLHMHVATKSQSVAELLVGESLLGLANLVCDLGPSRLGVCAASPCTNVYVDTSPNQSRRYCSDRCSSRANVAAYRARQKATAAAS
- a CDS encoding winged helix-turn-helix transcriptional regulator, producing the protein MSVQLTGRLAERTGPLGDHCPVDRVMQAVGNRTAVLLLREAFYGVTRFDALVARVGVTDAVAAHRLKELVALGVLTKQPYREPGQRTRYEYVLTPAGHALLPAVVALHEWGARHLPGSAPALTHADCGDAVHVVARCEAGHDVAEEELVVGGRR
- a CDS encoding DNA repair helicase XPB; protein product: MNDGPLIVQSDKTLLLEVDHERAADCRKAIAPFAELERSPEHVHTYRLTPLGLWNARAAGHDAEQVVDTLLEYSRYAVPHSLLVDVAETMARYGRLRLEKHPTHGLVLASSDRPVLEEVLRAKKIAGMLGTRIDDDTVAVHPSERGNLKQALLKLGWPAEDYAGYVDGEAHPISLDTTDWSLRTYQQEAAESFWHGGSGVVVLPCGAGKTLVGAAAMAHAQATTLILVTNTVSARQWKDELVRRTSLTEEEIGEYSGSVKEIRPVTIATYQVMTTKRGGVYRHLELLDARDWGLIVYDEVHLLPAPIFRMTADLQARRRIGLTATLVREDGREGDVFSLIGPKRYDAPWKDIEAQGWIAPADCVEVRVTLPTDERLVYATSEPEERYRLASCTHEKLTVVRDLVAAHADQPTLVIGQYIEQLDELAAALDAPVIKGDTPVRERQRLFEAFRSGEVGLLVVSKVANFSIDLPSAEVAIQVSGSFGSRQEEAQRLGRLLRPKSEGKTAHFYTIVSRDTVDADFAQNRQRFLAEQGYAYRIVDAEDLTAL
- a CDS encoding MFS transporter — translated: MPNPSQTHTRLVTVVLTGAAFLAGLDLFIVNVAFGEIGRDLGVASLGRLSWVLTAYAVVYASLLVPMGRLTDRYGRKGGFVAGLALFTLASLACALSTGLWELVAFRALQAVGAAAMTPASLGLLLAALPPERRAPAARLWAMTGALAAAFGPAIGGGLVQLSWHWAFLINLPIGALLVVAAIRYVPDVRHNQDAPRPDLTGATVLALAIGSLVLALVQGDEWGWSSGRVLAAFAGAAVGLVVFAWSIIHHPAPVIDPALLKVASFSWANVATVVFNVGFGIALLSRILWMQQEWGYSAVRTGLAVASGPIVVPIVALLAARLFPRTPPGHLIAAGSVLFAASAVWQTLAISTTPAYWSSMFGPWVLGGVAVGLAMPNLVAAATSALPPAQAATGSGVVSTARQLGLVLGTSAMVGILGAGLPSVDRYQVLWLFLAACSLLAAAAAVAMELSRRPVVVAVPEAVQA